GCGGGCAACTGAACGAATTTTTCGACGGAAAGCGGCTCATGGAGCGCCGGTAGTTTTGATCTGGCGCTTTGTTTTAGTGCAGTAAGGATGATTTTTTCCAGTCTTTCTTCCTTTATTTTTCCCTTGAACTTGTCAGTTCTTGAGCAGATAAGGGGAAATATTTCGGTTACGCCCAGTTCGACCGCCTTTTCCATCAGCCATTCAAAGCGATCTTTCAATCGTAGAAAAGAAACGGCGAGACGCACATTTCTGTTGGATTCACCATATCCGGGGTAGGTTTCCAGGATTTGCAAGACGGCGCCTGAAGAAGAGAAGGATTGAATACTGGCTAAAAACATACTGCCCCTTCCATCGGTGACATAAATATTGTCTCCAGGTAGATGTCGAAGGACTTTCTGGCAGTGGCGGGCTTCTTCGTTGCCCAGATGGGCCGTTTGCCCGGAGATGGAATCAGCAAAAAAAAACTGCATAAACAATTCCTGATAGAATGATAGAAATCAAATATCGGGAAATGATTCAGATATGCCTTATGTAGATTGTGCAAAATTCTACTAATTTTGCACGACCATTCTGATAATACTGCATCCCTGTTATAGTTGTTAAACTCAATCAGTGCGATTATTTCTACGAATACT
The DNA window shown above is from Bacteroidia bacterium and carries:
- a CDS encoding RsmE family RNA methyltransferase, encoding MQFFFADSISGQTAHLGNEEARHCQKVLRHLPGDNIYVTDGRGSMFLASIQSFSSSGAVLQILETYPGYGESNRNVRLAVSFLRLKDRFEWLMEKAVELGVTEIFPLICSRTDKFKGKIKEERLEKIILTALKQSARSKLPALHEPLSVEKFVQLPAEGFRALAWCETKHMLQTHETTIRQAATVTLMIGPEGDFTPEEANFAKENGYEIVSLGETRLRTETAAIYGLSIFKMLRE